In Salmo salar chromosome ssa03, Ssal_v3.1, whole genome shotgun sequence, a single genomic region encodes these proteins:
- the atf4 gene encoding cyclic AMP-dependent transcription factor ATF-4, with the protein MTMMSSQFGLDDMEALLWGPSSLMADPMGSLRHQDEVTSIEGGASPLSSSSSSSPLLLLSPPPTPPSLLLQEEKAEADLLSFPWLSADQLGHTHHIGADDEKEDAFSGMDWMAKRVDLSEFDLDSLIGSCSPDGSHSSPEDLITSFECPMELDLLPLPTFPTPTDLPTATDPLLPSNVSQPQEDPQEVFHSPPPCVPDAQEELEIKSEPQSPAPSPPPSPTFTLELGSEVYVSASVSKKPLHLEVPQPVPSIVLSLSPTRIVVLLAPKQEVGVTTTTITIPEILSDSDSSLSSSGQLNRPSIATTQSRFQNESKPYPTTPKSRPQHPDQPSTTTSSGKMKPSTGGPPKEKKFKKMAQNKTAAMRYRQKKKTEQEALSVECDELEQRNHKLAEKADSIANEIQYLKDLMEEVRQAKSKKGFVTSNCIV; encoded by the exons ATGACCATGATGAGCTCACAGTTTGGCCTGGACGATATGGAGGCCCTACTCTGGGGGCCTTCCTCTCTCATGGCTGACCCCATGGGGTCGCTGCGCCACCAAGATGAAGTTACCTCGATAGAGGGGGGGGCTTCACCCCTCTCGTCATCATCTTCCTCTTCTCCACTTCtccttctatcccctcctcccactccgccGTCACTGCTCCTCCAGGAAGAGAAGGCTGAGGCAGACTTGCTGTCCTTCCCTTGGCTATCAGCTGACCAGCTAGGCCATACCCATCACATTGGTGCAGATGATGAGAAAG AAGATGCCTTTTCTGGCATGGACTGGATGGCCAAGAGGGTAGACCTGAGTGAGTTTGATTTGGACTCCCTTATTGGTTCCTGCAGCCCAGATGGTTCCCACAGCTCCCCTGAAGACCTCATCACTTCCTTTGAGTGTCCCATGGAGCTGGACTTACTCCCCCTCCCCACTTTCCCTACTCCCACGGACCTCCCCACCGCCACTGATCCACTCCTCCCCTCGAACGTGTCACAGCCCCAGGAAGACCCTCAGGAGGTGTTTCATTCACCTCCCCCCTGCGTCCCTGATGCCCAGGAGGAGCTGGAGATCAAGTCGGAGCCCCAGtccccagctccctctcctcctccatctcccacctTCACCTTAGAGCTGGGCAGTGAGGTGTATGTTTCCGCGAGCGTCAGCAAGAAGCCGCTTCACCTGGAGGTTCCCCAGCCGGTCCCCAgcattgtgctctctctctccccgacccGCATCGTAGTCCTCCTGGCCCCTAAACAGGAGGTCGGCGTGacaaccaccactatcaccatcccAGAGATCCTCTCTGACAGTGACAGCAGCTTAAGCTCCTCTGGTCAGCTCAACCGGCCCTCCATCGCCACAACTCAGTCAAGGTTCCAAAACGAGAGCAAACCGTACCCAACAACCCCCAAGTCTAGGCCACAACATCCAGACCAGCCATCCACCACCACATCGAGTGGGAAAATGAAGCCCTCCACCGGAGGACCCCCGAAGGAGAAGAAGTTCAAGAAGATGGCACAGAACAAGACGGCGGCCATGCGCTACCGCCAGAAAAAGAAGACTGAGCAGGAGGCCTTGAGCGTGGAGTGCGACGAGCTCGAGCAAAGGAACCACAAGCTTGCGGAGAAAGCAGACTCCATCGCCAATGAGATCCAGTATCTCAAGGACCTCATGGAGGAGGTGCGCCAAGCGAAGAGCAAGAAGGGTTTTGTGACCTCTAACTGTATTGTGTAA
- the atf4 gene encoding cyclic AMP-dependent transcription factor ATF-4 isoform X1: MTMMSSQFGLDDMEALLWGPSSLMADPMGSLRHQDEVTSIEGGASPLSSSSSSSPLLLLSPPPTPPSLLLQEEKAEADLLSFPWLSADQLGHTHHIGADDEKDAFSGMDWMAKRVDLSEFDLDSLIGSCSPDGSHSSPEDLITSFECPMELDLLPLPTFPTPTDLPTATDPLLPSNVSQPQEDPQEVFHSPPPCVPDAQEELEIKSEPQSPAPSPPPSPTFTLELGSEVYVSASVSKKPLHLEVPQPVPSIVLSLSPTRIVVLLAPKQEVGVTTTTITIPEILSDSDSSLSSSGQLNRPSIATTQSRFQNESKPYPTTPKSRPQHPDQPSTTTSSGKMKPSTGGPPKEKKFKKMAQNKTAAMRYRQKKKTEQEALSVECDELEQRNHKLAEKADSIANEIQYLKDLMEEVRQAKSKKGFVTSNCIV; the protein is encoded by the exons ATGACCATGATGAGCTCACAGTTTGGCCTGGACGATATGGAGGCCCTACTCTGGGGGCCTTCCTCTCTCATGGCTGACCCCATGGGGTCGCTGCGCCACCAAGATGAAGTTACCTCGATAGAGGGGGGGGCTTCACCCCTCTCGTCATCATCTTCCTCTTCTCCACTTCtccttctatcccctcctcccactccgccGTCACTGCTCCTCCAGGAAGAGAAGGCTGAGGCAGACTTGCTGTCCTTCCCTTGGCTATCAGCTGACCAGCTAGGCCATACCCATCACATTGGTGCAGATGATGAGAAAG ATGCCTTTTCTGGCATGGACTGGATGGCCAAGAGGGTAGACCTGAGTGAGTTTGATTTGGACTCCCTTATTGGTTCCTGCAGCCCAGATGGTTCCCACAGCTCCCCTGAAGACCTCATCACTTCCTTTGAGTGTCCCATGGAGCTGGACTTACTCCCCCTCCCCACTTTCCCTACTCCCACGGACCTCCCCACCGCCACTGATCCACTCCTCCCCTCGAACGTGTCACAGCCCCAGGAAGACCCTCAGGAGGTGTTTCATTCACCTCCCCCCTGCGTCCCTGATGCCCAGGAGGAGCTGGAGATCAAGTCGGAGCCCCAGtccccagctccctctcctcctccatctcccacctTCACCTTAGAGCTGGGCAGTGAGGTGTATGTTTCCGCGAGCGTCAGCAAGAAGCCGCTTCACCTGGAGGTTCCCCAGCCGGTCCCCAgcattgtgctctctctctccccgacccGCATCGTAGTCCTCCTGGCCCCTAAACAGGAGGTCGGCGTGacaaccaccactatcaccatcccAGAGATCCTCTCTGACAGTGACAGCAGCTTAAGCTCCTCTGGTCAGCTCAACCGGCCCTCCATCGCCACAACTCAGTCAAGGTTCCAAAACGAGAGCAAACCGTACCCAACAACCCCCAAGTCTAGGCCACAACATCCAGACCAGCCATCCACCACCACATCGAGTGGGAAAATGAAGCCCTCCACCGGAGGACCCCCGAAGGAGAAGAAGTTCAAGAAGATGGCACAGAACAAGACGGCGGCCATGCGCTACCGCCAGAAAAAGAAGACTGAGCAGGAGGCCTTGAGCGTGGAGTGCGACGAGCTCGAGCAAAGGAACCACAAGCTTGCGGAGAAAGCAGACTCCATCGCCAATGAGATCCAGTATCTCAAGGACCTCATGGAGGAGGTGCGCCAAGCGAAGAGCAAGAAGGGTTTTGTGACCTCTAACTGTATTGTGTAA